The segment TCACAAACTGGGTGAATTCGCACCAACTCGTACTTACCGCGGTCACGCTGCGGATAAGAAAGCTAAGAAGCGTTAAGGAGTAAATAATGGAAGCTATTGCTAAACATAACTTTGCTCGCATTTCGCCTCAGAAAGCTCGCTTAGTTGCAGATCAAATTCGTGGTAAAAACGTTGACCAAGCACTAGAAATCTTGACTTTCAGCAACAAAAAAGCTGCTGAACTAATCAAGAAAGTTCTTGAATCAGCTATCGCGAATGCGGAGCACAACGAAGGTGCAGATATCGACGATCTAAATGTCGCTAAAATCTTCGTAGATGAAGGCCCGATCATGAAGCGTATTATGCCTCGTGCTAAAGGTCGTGC is part of the Vibrio ponticus genome and harbors:
- the rplV gene encoding 50S ribosomal protein L22 is translated as MEAIAKHNFARISPQKARLVADQIRGKNVDQALEILTFSNKKAAELIKKVLESAIANAEHNEGADIDDLNVAKIFVDEGPIMKRIMPRAKGRADRILKRSSHITVVVADR